A window of Macrotis lagotis isolate mMagLag1 chromosome X, bilby.v1.9.chrom.fasta, whole genome shotgun sequence contains these coding sequences:
- the LOC141499480 gene encoding putative E3 ubiquitin-protein ligase TRIML1: MTSCSEAIPDLQKEVTCSICYDFFTNPVSIECGHSFCQSCLLRSYQESSTLSSCPECRSIFQQREYKANLQLGRLTDIVKKLRLLDLNYPEGHGKCEVHQKVKKLFCEDDLSPICVFCSQSQEHETHDLCCIDEAAENFRGKLQETVTSLWKKSEDTVRMMKNEKIKFSQNVKSVLDKNEFVLQKNIESVSIYIPMQSIPGVMERILNLEVDITLDCNTADPGLIISEDLKSVRYGGIQEEIPNDSGRPIEFAQVLGTQSFNSGRYYWEVEVPNNTAWRVGICNKSKDFQDFFVLSNRQVNNSYYLYAEAQHNLYFHAQYCQASVLGLKVGIFLDYECGEISFYHVKNRHLIYTFPNTSFSGHLIPLFCLSKTKDCSLTICA; encoded by the exons ATGACTTCTTGCTCAGAGGCGATTCCAGACCTCCAGAAAGAGGTCACCTGCTCCATCTGCTATGATTTCTTCACAAACCCAGTGTCCATCGAGTGTGGCCACAGTTTTTGCCAATCTTGCCTCCTCAGAAGCTATCAGGAATCCTCTACTCTTTCTTCCTGTCCAGAATGTAGGAGTATCTTCCAGCAGAGGGAATACAAAGCCAATTTGCAACTTGGGAGACTGACTGACATAGTCAAAAAACTAAGACTCCTTGATTTAAATTACCCTGAAGGACATGGCAAATGTGAGGTTCATCAGAAAGTGAAGAAGCTTTTCTGTGAGGATGACCTGAGCCCAATCTGTGTGTTCTGTTCTCAGTCTCAGGAGCATGAGACTCATGACCTCTGCTGCATAGATGAGGCTGCTGAGAACTTCAGGGGGAAGCTCCAAGAAACTGTGACTTCTTTGTGGAAGAAAAGTGAGGATACTGTTCGAATGATGAAGAATGAGAagattaaattttc CCAGAATGTGAAAAGTGTATTAGATAAGAATGAATTTGTGctccaaaaaaatatagagagtGTCTCTATATACATTCCTATGCAGTCCATCCCTGGAGTTATGGAGCGAATTCTCAATCTGGAAGTGGACATAACTCTAGATTGCAACACAGCTGATCCTGGTCTCATCATATCTGAGGATCTGAAGAGTGTGAGATATGGAGGTATCCAAGAGGAAATACCCAATGATAGTGGAAGACCAATAGAATTTGCCCAAGTTCTTGGGACTCAGTCCTTCAATTCAGGGAGATATTACTGGGAGGTGGAGGTACCAAATAACACTGCCTGGCGTGTTGGCATCTGTAACAAATCAAAAGACTTTCAAGACTTCTTTGTGCTTAGTAATAGACAGGTAAACAATTCCTACTATCTTTATGCTGAAGCCCAGCACAATCTTTATTTCCATGCACAATACTGCCAGGCCAGTGTGCTTGGTTTAAAGGTGGGCATTTTCCTCGACTATGAATGTGGAGAGATATCATTTTATCATGTAAAAAATAGACATCTTATATATACTTTTCCCAATACTTCATTCTCAGGACACCTCATACCCCTTTTCTGCCTTTCTAAGACAAAGGATTGCTCTCTCACAATCTGTGCCTAA
- the LOC141499481 gene encoding putative E3 ubiquitin-protein ligase TRIML1 translates to MASCPESVEDLQKEVTCPICMDFFTKPVSIQCGHSFCHSCLLRSWQQASTLLCPECRSVSQQREYKANVRLGKLADILKKLRPSGLCNPEGHGKCEVHQKVKKLFCEDDQSLICVSCSQSQEHETHSLCCTDEAAENCRGKLQETVASLWRKSEVVARQLKYEKTKFSLLGMEIDIQKKNILSEFHKLIQLLHEEKDAHLSNLETEGTRGLERRKRRISELTEQSQELRQKITELEEECKKPDLDLLKDVKGVFKKNELVLQKDIERIHTYIPILRIPGFMEQIFSLKVDITLDCTTADHGLIITEDLKSVRYGGVQEEIPNNSRGQIEFAQVFGIQSFTSGRYYWEVEVPNNTAWCVGFCNKSKDFQNFFVLSNTQVNNSYYLFAQAQHNLYPHVQYRQASELDLKVGIFLDYQQGEISFYHVKKTYLIYTFHTTSFSGQFLPFFSLSKTKDCSLTICS, encoded by the coding sequence ATGGCCTCTTGTCCAGAGTCAGTGGAAGACCTCCAGAAAGAGGTCACCTGTCCCATCTGCATGGATTTCTTCACAAAACCAGTGTCCATTCAGTGTGGCCACAGTTTTTGCCATTCTTGCCTCCTCAGAAGCTGGCAGCAAGCCTCTACTCTTCTCTGTCCAGAGTGCAGGAGTGTCTCCCAGCAGAGGGAATACAAAGCCAATGTGAGACTTGGGAAACTGGCTGACATTCTCAAAAAACTCAGACCCAGTGGTCTCTGCAACCCTGAAGGACATGGCAAGTGTGAGGTTCATCAGAAAGTGAAGAAGCTGTTCTGTGAGGATGACCAGAGCCTAATCTGTGTGTCCTGTTCTCAATCTCAGGAGCATGAGACTCACAGCCTCTGCTGCACAGATGAGGCTGCTGAGAACTGCAGGGGGAAGCTCCAAGAAACTGTGGCTTCTTTGTGGAGGAAAAGTGAGGTTGTTGCTCGGCAATTGAAGTATGAGAAGACGAAATTTTCTTTGTTAGGGATGGAAATAGACAttcaaaagaagaatattttgtcTGAATTCCATAAACTCATACAACTCCTACATGAGGAGAAGGATGCCCATCTATCAAATCTTGAAACAGAGGGGACAAGAGGTTTGGAGAGACGAAAAAGGAGAATCAGTGAATTGACTGAACAGAGTCAAGAATTAAGGCAGAAGATCACAGAGTTGGAGGAAGAATGTAAGAAACCAGATTTGGATTTGCTCAAGGATGTGAAAGGAGTATTCAAGAAGAACGAACTTGTGCTCCAAAAAGATATTGAGCGCATCCATACGTACATCCCTATCCTGCGCATCCCCGGATTTATGGAACAGATTTTCAGTTTGAAAGTGGACATAACTCTGGACTGTACAACAGCAGATCATGGTCTCATCATAACTGAAGATCTGAAGAGTGTGAGATATGGAGGTGTCCAGGAGGAAATACCCAACAATAGTCGGGGACAAATAGAGTTTGCCCAAGTATTTGGGATTCAGTCCTTCACTTCAGGGAGATATTACTGGGAGGTAGAGGTACCCAATAACACTGCCTGGTGTGTTGGCTTCTGTAACAAATCAAAAGACTTTCAAAACTTCTTTGTTCTTAGTAATACACAGGTAAACAATTCCTACTATCTTTTTGCTCAGGCGCAACACAATCTTTATCCCCATGTACAATACCGCCAGGCCAGTGAGCTTGATTTAAAGGTGGGCATTTTCCTTGACTATCAACAGGGAGAGATATCATTTTATCATGTGAAAAAGACATATCTAATTTACACTTTTCATACCACTTCATTCTCCGGGCAATTCCTGCCCTTCTTCAGTTTGTCTAAGACAAAGGATTGCTCTCTCACAATCTGCTCCTAA